In a single window of the Gadus macrocephalus chromosome 6, ASM3116895v1 genome:
- the LOC132460188 gene encoding retinoic acid receptor RXR-beta-A-like isoform X1 yields MSSQQPNSSASNSPTSILGSPFSVISPSLGSQSVTSSLGFGPINSSQINSPVSGMHAISSSDDVKPPFGLRPMSAHSPGIMLSQKRLCAICGDRSSGKHYGVYSCEGCKGFFKRTVRKDLSYTCRDNKECLVDKRQRNRCQYCRYQKCLAMGMKREVVQDERQKCKELRKALAVQEERQRNREREGELECSMAVNEEMPVEKILEAEAAVEQRTELHSDGGSATSSPHDAVSNICQTADKQLFALVEWAKRIPHFSELPLDDQVILLRAGWNELLIASFSHRSIALKDGVLLASELHRDNAMHSAGVAAIFDRESIQSAEVGAIFDRVLTELVSKMRDMQMDKTELGCLRAIVLFNPDAKGLSNTAEVELLREKVYASLEAYCKQKYPEQQGRFAKLLLRLPALRSIGLKCLEHLFFFKLIGDTPIDTFLMEMLEAPHQLS; encoded by the exons ATGTCCTCACAGCAGCCCAACAGCTCCGCCTCCAACAGTCCCACCTCCATCCTGGGCTCCCCCTTCTCCGTCATCAGCCCCTCTCTGGGCTCTCAGTCCGTCACGTCCTCCCTGGGCTTTGGACCCATCAACAGCAGCCAG ATCAACTCGCCGGTGTCCGGGATGCACGCCATCAGCAGCTCTGACGACGTCAAGCCCCCGTTCGGCCTGCGGCCGATGTCCGCCCACAGCCCCGGGATCATGCTGTCCCAGAAGCGCCTGTGTGCCATCTGTGGAGACCGCTCCTCCG ggaagCACTACGGCGTGTACAGCTGCGAGGGCTGCAAGGGCTTCTTCAAGCGCACGGTGAGGAAGGACCTGAGCTACACCTGCAGGGACAACAAGGAGTGTCTGGTGGACAAGAGGCAGAGGAACCGCTGCCAGTACTGCCGCTACCAGAAGTGCCTGGCCATGGGCATGAAGAGAGAGg TGGTCCAAGATGAACGTCAGAAATGTAAGGAATTGAGAAAGGCTCTTG cgGTGCAGGAGGAGCGCCAGAGGAACCGTGAGCGTGAGGGCGAGCTGGAGTGCAGCATGGCGGTGAACGAGGAGATGCCCGTGGAGAAGAtcctggaggcggaggcggcggtggaGCAGCGGACGGAGCTGCACTCGGACGGAGGCTCCGCCACCAGCTCT CCCCACGACGCCGTGTCCAACATCTGCCAGACGGCGGACAAGCAGCTGTTCGCCCTGGTGGAGTGGGCCAAGAGGATCCCCCACTTCAGCGAGCTGCCCCTGGACGACCAGGTCATCCTGCTGAGAGCAG GATGGAACGAGCTCCTCATCGCCTCCTTCTCCCATCGCTCCATCGCCCTGAAGGACGGAGTCCTGCTGGCCTCTGAGCTGCACAGGGACAACGCCATGCACAGCGCAGGAGTGGCAGCCATCTTTGACAG GGAGAGCATTCAGAGTGCAGAAGTGGGGGCAATATTTGACCG GGTGCTCACCGAACTCGTCAGCAAAATGAGAGATATGCAAATGGACAAGACGGAGCTAGGCTGTCTCCGAGCCATCGTCCTCTTTAACCCAG ATGCTAAAGGGTTGTCCAACACGGCTGAGGTGGAGCTCCTCAGGGAGAAGGTCTATGCATCACTGGAAGCCTATTGCAAACAGAAGTACCCCGAACAGCAGGGAAG GTTTGCCAAGCTCCTGCTGCGCCTGCCCGCGCTGCGTTCGATTGGCCTGAAGTGCTTGGAGCACCTGTTCTTCTTCAAGCTGATAGGTGACACACCCATCGACACGTTCCTCATGGAGATGCTTGAAGCGCCCCACCAGTTATCTTAG
- the LOC132460188 gene encoding retinoic acid receptor RXR-beta-A-like isoform X2 encodes MSSQQPNSSASNSPTSILGSPFSVISPSLGSQSVTSSLGFGPINSSQINSPVSGMHAISSSDDVKPPFGLRPMSAHSPGIMLSQKRLCAICGDRSSGKHYGVYSCEGCKGFFKRTVRKDLSYTCRDNKECLVDKRQRNRCQYCRYQKCLAMGMKREVVQDERQKSVQEERQRNREREGELECSMAVNEEMPVEKILEAEAAVEQRTELHSDGGSATSSPHDAVSNICQTADKQLFALVEWAKRIPHFSELPLDDQVILLRAGWNELLIASFSHRSIALKDGVLLASELHRDNAMHSAGVAAIFDRESIQSAEVGAIFDRVLTELVSKMRDMQMDKTELGCLRAIVLFNPDAKGLSNTAEVELLREKVYASLEAYCKQKYPEQQGRFAKLLLRLPALRSIGLKCLEHLFFFKLIGDTPIDTFLMEMLEAPHQLS; translated from the exons ATGTCCTCACAGCAGCCCAACAGCTCCGCCTCCAACAGTCCCACCTCCATCCTGGGCTCCCCCTTCTCCGTCATCAGCCCCTCTCTGGGCTCTCAGTCCGTCACGTCCTCCCTGGGCTTTGGACCCATCAACAGCAGCCAG ATCAACTCGCCGGTGTCCGGGATGCACGCCATCAGCAGCTCTGACGACGTCAAGCCCCCGTTCGGCCTGCGGCCGATGTCCGCCCACAGCCCCGGGATCATGCTGTCCCAGAAGCGCCTGTGTGCCATCTGTGGAGACCGCTCCTCCG ggaagCACTACGGCGTGTACAGCTGCGAGGGCTGCAAGGGCTTCTTCAAGCGCACGGTGAGGAAGGACCTGAGCTACACCTGCAGGGACAACAAGGAGTGTCTGGTGGACAAGAGGCAGAGGAACCGCTGCCAGTACTGCCGCTACCAGAAGTGCCTGGCCATGGGCATGAAGAGAGAGg TGGTCCAAGATGAACGTCAGAAAT cgGTGCAGGAGGAGCGCCAGAGGAACCGTGAGCGTGAGGGCGAGCTGGAGTGCAGCATGGCGGTGAACGAGGAGATGCCCGTGGAGAAGAtcctggaggcggaggcggcggtggaGCAGCGGACGGAGCTGCACTCGGACGGAGGCTCCGCCACCAGCTCT CCCCACGACGCCGTGTCCAACATCTGCCAGACGGCGGACAAGCAGCTGTTCGCCCTGGTGGAGTGGGCCAAGAGGATCCCCCACTTCAGCGAGCTGCCCCTGGACGACCAGGTCATCCTGCTGAGAGCAG GATGGAACGAGCTCCTCATCGCCTCCTTCTCCCATCGCTCCATCGCCCTGAAGGACGGAGTCCTGCTGGCCTCTGAGCTGCACAGGGACAACGCCATGCACAGCGCAGGAGTGGCAGCCATCTTTGACAG GGAGAGCATTCAGAGTGCAGAAGTGGGGGCAATATTTGACCG GGTGCTCACCGAACTCGTCAGCAAAATGAGAGATATGCAAATGGACAAGACGGAGCTAGGCTGTCTCCGAGCCATCGTCCTCTTTAACCCAG ATGCTAAAGGGTTGTCCAACACGGCTGAGGTGGAGCTCCTCAGGGAGAAGGTCTATGCATCACTGGAAGCCTATTGCAAACAGAAGTACCCCGAACAGCAGGGAAG GTTTGCCAAGCTCCTGCTGCGCCTGCCCGCGCTGCGTTCGATTGGCCTGAAGTGCTTGGAGCACCTGTTCTTCTTCAAGCTGATAGGTGACACACCCATCGACACGTTCCTCATGGAGATGCTTGAAGCGCCCCACCAGTTATCTTAG